In Salinisphaera sp. LB1, one genomic interval encodes:
- the gcvPB gene encoding aminomethyl-transferring glycine dehydrogenase subunit GcvPB — translation MTERLIFEHSRPGRRATAQAPETAPAVYDLPENLRRRSALGLPEVSELDVVRHYTRLSQLNFSIDTHFYPLGSCTMKYNPRACNTLASLPGFLNRHPLAPASHSQGMMACFFELQEMLKTVTGMAAVSLTPMAGAQGEFTGVAMIKAYHEARGDTERDEIIVPSAAHGTNPATAVMCGCTVVEIPTDADGDVDLEALRAKVGPKTAGIMLTNPSTLGVFEQDILEISKMIHDAGGLLYYDGANLNAILGKVRPGDMGFDVIHMNLHKTFSTPHGGGGPGSGAVGVSRRLRDFMPIPVVGREGEGTNASYRWLTEKDVPHSIGRLSTFMGNAGVLLRAYVYARLLGREGMTRVSEFATLNSNYLMARLKQAGFEVAFPDRRASHEFIVTLKRQKQQLDVTATDFAKRLLDYGYHAPTIYFPLLVPECFLIEPTETESRETLDGFVDAMVAIWNEARNDATTLKNAPVSLPVRRLDEVAAAKSLDLKYEPKSGGERSAA, via the coding sequence ATGACTGAACGACTGATCTTCGAACACAGCCGGCCGGGCCGCCGGGCCACCGCCCAGGCGCCGGAAACCGCGCCCGCGGTGTACGATCTGCCGGAGAACCTCAGGCGCCGCAGCGCGCTCGGCCTGCCGGAAGTCTCCGAACTGGACGTGGTGCGGCATTACACGCGCCTGTCGCAGCTCAACTTCTCCATCGATACGCACTTCTACCCGCTGGGCTCGTGCACGATGAAGTACAACCCGCGAGCCTGTAACACGCTGGCCTCGCTGCCGGGCTTTCTGAATCGGCATCCGCTGGCGCCGGCCAGTCACAGTCAGGGCATGATGGCCTGCTTTTTTGAGCTGCAGGAAATGCTCAAGACAGTGACCGGCATGGCCGCGGTCTCGCTCACGCCCATGGCCGGCGCGCAGGGAGAATTCACCGGCGTGGCGATGATCAAGGCCTACCACGAGGCCCGCGGCGATACCGAGCGCGACGAAATCATCGTGCCGAGCGCGGCCCACGGCACCAATCCGGCCACGGCCGTGATGTGCGGCTGCACCGTGGTCGAGATTCCGACCGATGCCGATGGCGACGTCGATCTCGAGGCGCTGCGCGCGAAAGTGGGCCCGAAGACGGCCGGCATCATGCTGACCAACCCGTCCACGCTGGGCGTGTTCGAACAGGACATTCTCGAGATCTCGAAGATGATCCACGACGCCGGCGGCCTGCTGTACTACGACGGCGCCAACCTCAACGCCATTCTCGGCAAGGTACGCCCGGGCGACATGGGCTTCGATGTCATCCACATGAACCTGCACAAGACCTTCTCCACGCCGCACGGCGGCGGCGGGCCGGGCTCGGGTGCGGTCGGTGTGTCCCGGCGTCTGCGCGATTTCATGCCGATCCCGGTGGTCGGCCGTGAGGGCGAGGGCACAAATGCCAGCTATCGCTGGCTGACCGAAAAGGATGTGCCGCACAGCATCGGCCGCCTGTCGACCTTCATGGGCAACGCCGGCGTGCTGCTGCGGGCGTATGTCTATGCGCGCCTGCTGGGGCGCGAGGGCATGACGCGGGTCTCTGAATTCGCGACGCTCAACTCGAACTACCTGATGGCGCGGCTCAAGCAGGCCGGCTTCGAGGTCGCGTTCCCGGACCGGCGCGCCAGCCACGAGTTCATCGTCACGCTCAAGCGCCAGAAGCAGCAGCTGGACGTGACTGCGACCGACTTCGCCAAGCGGCTGCTCGACTACGGCTATCACGCCCCGACCATCTACTTCCCGCTGCTCGTGCCCGAATGCTTTTTGATTGAGCCCACCGAGACCGAGTCACGCGAGACGCTGGATGGATTCGTCGACGCCATGGTCGCGATCTGGAACGAAGCCAGAAACGATGCGACGACGCTCAAGAACGCCCCGGTGAGCCTGCCGGTGCGCCGGCTGGACGAAGTCGCGGCGGCCAAGTCGCTCGATTTGAAATACGAACCCAAATCGGGCGGCGAACGCTCGGCTGCCTGA
- the tpx gene encoding thiol peroxidase yields MSRTITRRGAEMHVAGELPQPGDRLPPLRLTGSDLVDVGLDAFAGRAKIFNIFPSLDTPTCALSVKRFNARAEALTGVVLLQVSADLPFAHKRFCAAEGLDNGVTLSMMRDKTFAADYGVLIEDGGMAGLCARAVIVADADDRVVYSELVPEISEEPDYDAAIAALESA; encoded by the coding sequence ATGAGCCGAACCATCACGCGCCGCGGCGCCGAAATGCACGTCGCCGGCGAACTGCCGCAGCCGGGCGATCGCCTGCCGCCGCTGCGGCTCACCGGCAGCGATCTGGTCGATGTCGGACTCGACGCGTTCGCCGGCCGCGCCAAGATCTTCAATATCTTCCCGAGCCTGGACACGCCGACCTGTGCGTTGTCGGTCAAGCGGTTCAATGCCCGCGCCGAAGCCTTGACGGGTGTCGTGCTGCTGCAGGTCTCGGCCGATCTGCCGTTCGCGCACAAGCGCTTCTGTGCCGCCGAAGGGCTGGACAACGGCGTCACGCTGTCGATGATGCGCGACAAGACCTTCGCTGCCGACTACGGCGTGCTGATCGAGGACGGCGGCATGGCCGGGCTGTGCGCCCGCGCCGTGATCGTGGCCGATGCCGACGATCGCGTCGTCTACAGCGAACTCGTGCCCGAGATTTCCGAAGAACCCGATTACGACGCGGCCATCGCCGCGCTCGAATCGGCCTAA
- the gcvPA gene encoding aminomethyl-transferring glycine dehydrogenase subunit GcvPA — MPFIPHTDKDITDMLAAIGADSVDALFSEIDPKLRDVDISAIPERASEQAVTRLMHQRAARDTGGLCFIGAGAYEHHVPAAVWEITTRGEFYSAYTPYQAEASQGTLQVVYEYQTMVCGLTGMDVANASLYDGASALAEAVLMAVRANRKSKSRRMLMPASVHPYYREVAHNICANQNIIFESIAFGADGKIDRAALDAWTGEDITALVIPQPNFFGVLEDVDALTDWARDNGALAIGVVNPVSLALLSPPGEWGDGAGADIVVGEGQPLGAPLAGGGPYFGILCCRKTHVRQMPGRVVGRTRDMDGKPGYVLTLQPREQHIRRSKATSNICTNQGLLVTAATIHMSLLGSHGLETVAATCAATTRDLVARLTALDGVARVFNTPFFHEAALRLPVPAQPVLDALAERGILGGLALGEFFDGMDDVLLVCATETKTDDDLAAYANALSDVLAEMTEVA; from the coding sequence ATGCCTTTCATTCCCCATACCGACAAGGACATCACGGACATGCTGGCCGCCATCGGCGCGGACAGTGTCGATGCCCTGTTTTCCGAGATCGACCCGAAGCTGCGCGATGTCGATATCTCGGCGATTCCGGAACGCGCCAGCGAGCAGGCCGTCACCCGCTTGATGCACCAACGCGCCGCGCGGGATACTGGCGGTCTGTGCTTTATCGGCGCGGGTGCCTACGAGCATCACGTGCCGGCCGCGGTATGGGAGATCACCACCCGCGGCGAGTTCTACAGCGCCTATACGCCGTATCAGGCCGAGGCCAGCCAGGGCACGCTGCAGGTCGTCTACGAGTACCAGACGATGGTGTGCGGACTGACCGGCATGGACGTCGCCAACGCCTCGCTCTACGACGGGGCCTCCGCGTTGGCCGAGGCCGTGCTGATGGCCGTGCGGGCCAATCGCAAATCCAAGTCCAGGCGGATGCTGATGCCGGCCAGCGTGCATCCGTACTATCGCGAAGTCGCGCACAACATCTGCGCAAACCAGAACATTATCTTCGAGTCGATCGCCTTCGGCGCCGACGGCAAGATCGACCGCGCCGCGCTCGACGCCTGGACCGGCGAGGACATCACCGCGCTCGTCATCCCGCAGCCGAATTTCTTCGGCGTGCTGGAGGATGTGGATGCGCTGACCGACTGGGCGCGCGATAACGGCGCGCTGGCGATCGGTGTGGTCAATCCGGTGTCGCTCGCACTGCTGAGCCCGCCGGGCGAATGGGGCGACGGCGCCGGTGCCGATATCGTGGTCGGCGAAGGCCAGCCGCTGGGCGCACCACTGGCCGGGGGCGGGCCGTACTTCGGTATTCTGTGCTGCCGCAAGACCCATGTGCGTCAGATGCCGGGGCGCGTGGTCGGGCGCACGCGGGATATGGACGGCAAGCCGGGCTATGTGCTCACGCTGCAGCCGCGCGAGCAGCATATCCGGCGCTCCAAGGCCACTTCGAATATCTGTACCAACCAGGGGTTGCTGGTCACTGCCGCGACCATTCACATGAGCCTGCTGGGCTCGCATGGTCTGGAAACCGTGGCCGCGACCTGTGCTGCGACCACCCGCGATCTGGTGGCACGCCTGACCGCACTCGACGGCGTGGCGCGCGTATTCAACACACCGTTCTTCCACGAAGCCGCGCTGCGCTTGCCGGTGCCGGCCCAGCCGGTGCTCGACGCCCTGGCCGAGCGCGGCATCCTCGGCGGCCTGGCACTGGGCGAATTTTTCGACGGCATGGATGACGTGCTGCTCGTCTGTGCAACCGAAACCAAGACCGACGACGATCTGGCGGCCTACGCCAACGCGCTGTCGGATGTGCTGGCGGAAATGACAGAGGTGGCCTGA
- the gcvH gene encoding glycine cleavage system protein GcvH, whose product MSDIPNELSYTKSHEWVANDGDGTVTVGITEYAQGSLGDLVFVELPETGTKFAVGDPVAVVESVKAASDIYAPVDGEIVEVNEELADSPERVNEDPFGEGWLFKMTVDNTAHLDDLLDADAYGEIVEAEED is encoded by the coding sequence ATGAGCGATATCCCGAACGAACTTTCGTATACCAAGAGCCACGAATGGGTGGCCAACGACGGCGACGGCACCGTGACCGTCGGCATCACCGAATACGCCCAGGGCTCGCTGGGCGATCTGGTGTTTGTCGAACTGCCGGAGACCGGCACCAAGTTCGCCGTGGGCGACCCGGTGGCCGTGGTCGAATCGGTCAAGGCCGCCTCCGATATCTATGCGCCGGTCGATGGCGAGATCGTCGAGGTCAACGAGGAACTGGCCGATTCGCCCGAGCGCGTCAACGAAGATCCGTTCGGCGAGGGCTGGTTGTTCAAGATGACGGTTGACAACACCGCGCATCTCGACGACCTGCTGGACGCCGATGCCTATGGTGAGATCGTCGAAGCCGAAGAAGACTGA